A genomic stretch from Chitinophagaceae bacterium includes:
- a CDS encoding CoA transferase subunit B: MVCYGFNKEQIAQRIARELKDGYYVNLGIGIPTLVANYIPKGIHVELQSENGLLGMGPFPFEGDEDPDLINAGKQTITTLPGSAFFDSAMSFGMIRAGKVDLTVLGAMEVSEQGDIANWKIPGKMVKGMGGAMDLVASAKNIIVAMMHTNPKGESKLLPQCALPLTGIRCVKKIVSDLAVLDVTPDGFKLLERAPGVSVEEIIAKTAGKLTVEGEVPEMVF, translated from the coding sequence ATTGTTTGTTATGGCTTTAACAAAGAACAAATTGCACAACGCATTGCAAGGGAATTAAAAGATGGTTATTATGTTAATCTCGGCATTGGTATTCCAACGCTGGTCGCTAATTATATTCCCAAAGGCATTCATGTTGAATTGCAGAGTGAGAACGGCTTGCTGGGGATGGGGCCTTTTCCGTTTGAAGGAGATGAAGATCCTGATCTCATCAATGCAGGAAAACAAACCATCACCACATTGCCCGGTTCAGCATTCTTCGATAGCGCCATGAGTTTTGGAATGATCCGTGCAGGTAAAGTTGACCTCACTGTTCTTGGCGCAATGGAAGTAAGTGAACAGGGTGATATTGCTAACTGGAAAATCCCCGGTAAAATGGTAAAGGGAATGGGTGGAGCTATGGATCTTGTTGCCAGTGCAAAAAATATTATTGTGGCCATGATGCATACCAATCCCAAAGGTGAAAGCAAATTACTGCCTCAATGCGCTTTGCCATTAACAGGCATAAGGTGCGTGAAGAAGATTGTCTCTGATCTCGCCGTATTAGATGTTACGCCTGACGGATTTAAATTATTAGAAAGAGCTCCCGGTGTTTCAGTTGAAGAAATAATTGCTAAGACGGCAGGGAAGTTGACGGTGGAAGGGGAAGTGCCGGAGATGGTATTTTGA
- a CDS encoding type II toxin-antitoxin system PemK/MazF family toxin — translation MIKGDIILVPFPFTDLSGSKTRPALVLYTDERDVTVAFISSQAQIAALTDILLKPDELNRLKQVSVIRLSKLATLDRDIVLGKLGELSKEQLGSVNQNLIALFQLG, via the coding sequence ATGATAAAAGGCGATATTATTCTTGTGCCTTTTCCCTTCACAGATTTATCGGGAAGCAAAACAAGACCTGCACTTGTATTATATACAGACGAACGTGATGTAACAGTTGCTTTTATTTCTTCTCAGGCACAAATTGCCGCACTTACAGATATTTTGCTCAAGCCGGATGAATTGAACAGGTTAAAACAGGTTTCTGTTATCCGTTTGAGTAAGCTGGCAACTCTTGACAGAGACATTGTATTGGGTAAACTGGGCGAGCTTTCAAAAGAGCAGTTAGGCTCAGTGAATCAAAACCTGATAGCCTTATTCCAATTGGGTTAA